The Bacillota bacterium genome contains the following window.
GCGGGGTCAAGGATCTGGAGCTTCGAGGCCAGCCTCTCGGCGTCGGTGGTCGCCGTTGCGCTGCTGGCCGCGACGTCGCTCTCCGGTGTCGGAGTCGCCCTGGGGATGACGCTGCGCTCTGCGAAACTGACCAGCGTCATCGTGCAGGTGCTCTTCTTCCTCATCATGTTTCTTTCGCCGGTGCTTGTGCCGGTGTCCCGTCTTCCCCTGGGTTTGCGAACGGCGTCGGTGCTGTTGCCGTC
Protein-coding sequences here:
- a CDS encoding ABC transporter permease, whose translation is AGSRIWSFEASLSASVVAVALLAATSLSGVGVALGMTLRSAKLTSVIVQVLFFLIMFLSPVLVPVSRLPLGLRTASVLLPSTHAAQALTLALAGQFDGSFWLSVAALIGFTLGSLVLVHWAVPWRLE